CCAAGATCTGTACCAAagggttttctcttttctcacaaGATGGAACTCCATtgcaggaaaaaattaaaagggctCAGCATCTGCAAAAGTAAAAATCCACTGATTTAACATCAGTTttctatgtattaaaaaaaaaatctttgagattCTCATTTTGCTAAACTAAAAACTCACAAGCAAATGCAAATCTGAACAGGTTACATTCTCCAACACGTATGAAAAGGgaactttggttttttttagatctgtgccccataaataaaagagaaatgtacAGAACCATTTTTCAGAATCCAAGAGAAAAGGTTTTCCAATTCAAATGGCAATTTAACAGCCATTCATTGTTAAAATAACTTACAATTTTAATGAGTTCTAAATATTGAAACAGCTTAGAATCTAGTTTTctaatagtaaatataaagaacaagCAAGCAAGCTTTTGGGAAGAATTCAGAATCTGAAATTTCAATGTTTATGTAACACTGATTCACCTGAAATTAAGTAGTTTAAGTAGAACACATATTCGAGGTTTATTAAATCCTAAGACTGCTGTCCTTCACTTTAAACGGGGGCAGTAGGTTTTCTAATATATGACAAAAAATCCCCCAAAGCCTATCTCCCTGGTTTATAAATATCCATGTCCTTTCTTGGATTCAAAATGCCACTTTAACCCATTTCCCTTGGGTTTCTTCCATCTCACTGAATACCATTGTTGTATTCAGATTATAACatctagccaaaggcagagatcaTGTAAGTCCCCTGAAGACTTCCAAAACATTAAAACCAGtagaaaaagcagaggaaatacTCTCCTGCCTGGAGCTCCTGGGAAGTCCTTCtctccttttagaaaaataaacttcttgtTCTAAAGATAATCACTCGAAGAACAAAACAGCACTAGAACACACAAATATACAGCACTCTCAATAATTCTACAGAGTTACAGTAATAACATCCTATAGGTTTTGCTAGtactttggcttaaaaaaaaggaagactacTAAGTAAAGAACTGTtactaaatgacttttttttcctcagaaagaGAATAGCAATAAAGTCctttctcattctccttctctcaTTCAAATGTGCATTCCTTAACACTAACTAAGAAAGATTGCTTATAAAAAGAATTAGATTGCTACTTTGTTGATTCCATTTAACCAAAAAGAGAACATCTCAATCCCCTTCTATTTTCTAAGAGTACTAGTTAAATATACAGTATATTTCCTGACTCAGTTGCTTAGGACACCTTTCTCCCAGATATTCTGATATTTCAAAActctctggattaaaaaaaaagagagagaagactaaAGATTTACTTTTGTATGTTTTCACCATTACACAGAAAAATGGCAGCAATTAACCTATCTTTTGTTTTGCAGCTTATTGAAACACATTTTGCTATAAAGAGAAATctaaattcaaatattttcaatacacacataaacaaaaGCATGGGCAAAAATACAACACCACAATCACTTTCTATGCACACGTTTCTTCAGATCTCCATGAAGCATGGCACGGAGAGCAGTTcaatttttcatcaaaattacaTGATTTGACTGCACTTTTGCTTCATTTATGGTAcactgcaaaattttaaaattcgtGTTTAGGTGTTCACATTTTTCACTGTATTGAGAATTCTCTCATGAGAATAAGATGTAAAAAACATGAAACATTTGGCTTTCTAAAGGACAATGCTAAAACTTGCAGTGTAGTTCTACTTTggcatatataaagaaaaattttaaatcctgtTAATTCATCACTGGTTTTTAATATTCCACATTAAAAGAATTCAATTGCATATGCAGCCCAAACAGCTGGAAAGAACCcagaaaagcaacaagaaaatgactttttaaaaatgctgaggCTTCTCACACCCAGGTTCAGTCATGCCCGTTGAAGAGAGGTGTTAGatatggctttatttattttaaatcttaaaaatgtagtCATTTTTGTGACACTGCAAAACCTGGAACCAAGAGCAATTTATCTTCACCGTCCTGATTCTTCTGATGCAAAAAcactttttagaaaataatttctgcaaACTTAGAGGGTATTTTCGAATGATCATTTGTTTGCTATTGCTTAGAGTCTAATTATTTTGTCCCAGATTTCCTAGTGCAACAggaatacagagagaaaaaggaaacacacaaacacacatacacaccacagtGACCCAGTGTGTTTGAACCACTTCAGATATGGCATCCATTAAGGGGGTCTTTGCTCCTAACTGTGTAAGGGTCCTTAGCTATGGTCTGATTTGCGCAAGAAGTACACATGGCCCCTGAGAGGCGCTTTAGTCCCCTTTGGAAGACACTGTTGGAGAGACTATAAATGACACAGTTGCAGAAACTGTTACTAATAGCAAGCCAGGTGGTCAAGAAGGAGGCGAAGCGGTTGCTGTGGCCTGTGGAGCTCTCCAACAAGAAGTAGATGATGTATGGCAACCAGAGGATGTAAAATACACTAGTAATTCGGAACAGGACCATGGCATAGCGCTTATCGGGACAGGTCTGCACCTCCCCAGTCTCCCCACTCTGGCTGCTGAAGCGGGCTTGCCTTTCGCTGATCTCCTTTGTGTGCTGTTGGCAGATGCGGAAGATGTTGAAATAGGTGAAGCACACAATGAGGGCTGCCGGGGCATACAACATCACCACGATGAAGAGGGTGAAGTAGGGGTCGGTATGCCAGGACTCTGCACACCACTGAAACACATCTCCATGATATCCAGGTTTGCCCCAGTGgaaaaaggaaggcaggaagaccAGGGTGGAATACAGCCAAATCAGGAAAATACACAGACGTAGTCTCCAAGGCGTAACCAGGGTATTATAGGTTAAAGGTTTAGTGATGGCAATATATCTATCGATGCTGATACAGGCCAGAGAGGCCATGGAGACACTCTTCAGAACGGACACTATAAAACCGAATACTTGGCAAGTCAAAGACTCCTCGACTGGAAGAGGGTAGTGGAGGAGTGATAAAGAAGGGACCAGGCAGCTGACCCCAACCAAGAGGTCGGCATATGCCATAGTCTGAATAAAATAACTTGTAGTATGATGGTTCAACAAAGGTGCGCAGTGAAATACAAAAATCACAATGATGTTGCCAGAAATAATCAATACAgtgagaaagacaataatcaacACTTCCAAAAGGCAAAAATCGACAGTTTCCAAATTGCCAAACGTCAAGAGGCAAAAAGGGTGGCTGCTCTGATTACCATCCAAGGTAGAGTTCATCTTGAGCTTGGGAGTGATCTCTCACTTCATGCTGCCGCTTGGCTGCTGCCAACAGTTCAAAGGAGCAGCTGCTGTCATTGCGGTCAGCTCTGTGTGTCTTTAATAATGCCAGAGGAGTCTTAGTCCCCAAGCTCCTGATGCTGCTCTGGTGCATTGCCTGCAGTACAATTCCCTTTTAAATCCTTCTTGGAATAGGGAGAACCAGCAGCAGTTGTCTGGCCAGTCCCAGATGTGGCCATAGTACCAGGTTTACCATACACATAGCACCAGGGAAGTAAGCCAAACTCTGGGTACAGTGTCTTCAGGCCAATGAGGGTAGGGGTAAgggcagaagagaagggaggaagattAGGAGCTTCAGCAGGAGTTGTAATGAGTCTCCTCTGAACAGCTgatagaagaaaaggagagagcatTTTACATTTTGCATCCAATGCCCTAATCAAAGAACCTGGCTAGCTCAGGCTGGTAACCCTCCCACTCCATCCTACCCCACCCGGTACAACTATTCATGGCTACTCTCAGCGGCATAACTGGTCCCTTACTCTACAGAGGAGGAGCAACAACAGCAAGCTTTCGTGATcaacataaaacaaaatcaatCGCAAGCCAGATCAATCTAACCCCATTCTTTTCATTTGAGCCTtctgggggaagaaaaggaatctGCGCATagcatttctgaaaatattttactagAACTACCACTAATAAAATTACTTAAGGTAATTCATTTCCTTCATTGATTCCAATGTAATATTTCGCCTCTCTGAAAACCTTTCAACAGAATTTATCTGTCTAGCTCGATTTCAGAGTGTTACCTGTAATTCTGCATGCTGCAATCCAAACAAAAGCCACAAAACATCCTTAACAGAAAGCCTTGCAGTGCAGGAATGTGCCTCAGCCCCGTTTACTGCAGaactgagacacacagggaggggataaaggaggaggaggggaaacgGGGAGAAGAGGGGGcttgggaaaaggaagaagcgggggaggggaaagaaaacgCCTGTGCGCACACACCCTACGGCATCCTTAGCAGCTCATTAGAATTCATCGCCAGAGAAGTGGTCCCTGATTTCCCCACTGCACAGTGGGGGAATAACTTAATATGCCTGCAGTGCAGTGTTTGAAAGCTGTTTCCTCGTCTGTCTGGAATCCCCCTTTTAGTAGATGGAGTTTAGAGAAGGGGTTGTAGCCGGGACAGAATGCCAACCAGGAATTAGATTGAAACACACTGCCAAAggggtaatggtgagaggaaattCCTATTTTCTTATAGCATTTTCCTCAAGAACAAAGAGCAATGCTAAAGAATGAAAGTATGTTAACCGTGCATGGCAACTGAGGACTCCTAATTTAGTAGCACAAGAAGTTCTAGCTAGAAGGCTAAATGTTCAGCATTAATTTCCTCTCATGATTCACTGGATATTGGTTAATTTTAAGAAAGATGACAAAAATAACAAGCAaacttaaaaattagtttttcaaGAGAAAACGTAAAGA
This is a stretch of genomic DNA from Mustela lutreola isolate mMusLut2 chromosome 12, mMusLut2.pri, whole genome shotgun sequence. It encodes these proteins:
- the GPR21 gene encoding probable G-protein coupled receptor 21 encodes the protein MNSTLDGNQSSHPFCLLTFGNLETVDFCLLEVLIIVFLTVLIISGNIIVIFVFHCAPLLNHHTTSYFIQTMAYADLLVGVSCLVPSLSLLHYPLPVEESLTCQVFGFIVSVLKSVSMASLACISIDRYIAITKPLTYNTLVTPWRLRLCIFLIWLYSTLVFLPSFFHWGKPGYHGDVFQWCAESWHTDPYFTLFIVVMLYAPAALIVCFTYFNIFRICQQHTKEISERQARFSSQSGETGEVQTCPDKRYAMVLFRITSVFYILWLPYIIYFLLESSTGHSNRFASFLTTWLAISNSFCNCVIYSLSNSVFQRGLKRLSGAMCTSCANQTIAKDPYTVRSKDPLNGCHI